The Candidatus Neomarinimicrobiota bacterium nucleotide sequence GACCACGCGATAATCACCCACGGTGCAGCCACCCTGTACCACCTTCTTCAGTTCGGAACCGCTGTCCGAAGAGCGTCGTTTCTTGAGATCCTTCTCCAGCTGTTTGCGCTGTTCCACGAGGACAGCCACCCGCTCCGCCACCTCATCAAGACCACAGTTAAGCAGTTCCCTCACGTGGGTCAGCGAATCGAATCCCTTGCCTACATACTCCACTGCTGCGGGACCGGTCACCGCCACCATGCGCCGCACACCGGCCGCCAGGGAAGACTCCTCGGTAATCTTAAAAAAGCCGATATCGCCGGTTCTCTCCACGTGAGTGCCGCCGCACAATTCCTTGGAAAAATCGCCGATAGAGACAACTCTCACCTCATCGCCGTACTTCTCCTCAAAAATGGCAGTGGCGCCTTCCTTGCGCGCAGAATCATAATCCTTGACACTAATGTCGAGTGCCGTATTCCTGATGATCTCCTCGTTCACGATCTGTTCGATCCGGCGGAGTTCATCGGCGGAAATCCTCTGGTAGTGAGTCAAATCGAAACGCAGGTAGTCCGGCGCCACCAGTGATCCCGCCTGGTGGACATGATCGCCGAGTACCATCTTAAGCGCTCTGTGCATAAGATGCGTAGCCGTGTGGTTCTTGCGGATATTCTGGCGCCGTACGCTATCCACATCGGCTGTCACCTTCTCGGACGTGATTTCCTTGCCGTCCACAAATTCTCCCACGTGGATATGACTGGTACCGTCCTTGACAGTCTCGGTCACCCGGATCTTGAAACTTTTGCCTGAAATAAAACCTGTGTCGGCTATCTGCCCACCCTGCTCGGCATAAAACGGCGTTCTGTCCAGAACCAGCAGGACGCTGCCGCCAGACTGCTGATAGCGCCGGATCACCGATTCAGACGTGAGGTCAAGGTCACTATAACCGAGGAACTGTGAGTCGGCGCCCTTCGTCAGGTATGTCCACTCTTCGTCTGAACTATCGAGCTTGAACTTTGCCAGGGATCGCGCACGCTCACGCTGTCCCTCCATTGCCTGCTCAAACCCTTCGAAGTCCACTGTGAGGCCGCGCTCTTTCGCCATCTGATCCGTGAGATCAACGGGAAAACCGTAAGTGTCGTACAGCCGGAAAGCCGCCACACCCGGTACGACCTTTTCGGACAGGTCAGCCACAATCTTCTCGAACTGCTCGATACCTCGATCCAGAGTCTCGTTGAAATGAACCTCCTCCGCTTCGATAACCTTTTCTACGTGGGACTGTTTCTCGAGCACTTCGGGATAGACGTCACCCATCTGCTCCACCACCGTCGCGACAAGCTGATGCAGGAACGGTTCGTGCTTGCCAAGAGTGTGACCGAACCGGGCCGCCCGGCGCAGAATACGCCTCGCCACGTAGCCGCGTCCTTCGTTAGACGGCAGGACACCGTCGGCAATGGAAAAGGTGAGCATGCGGATATGATCGGCAATGGCGCGGTGTGCAACCAGGTTAGCACTGTATTTCTTACGCAGGATCTTCTCCTGCCGGCGGATGAGGGGCTGAAAGAGATCGGTATCGTAGCTGCTGGTCTTGTCTTGAAGAACAGCAACGATGCGTTCCAATCCCGCACCCGTGTCCACATGCTTCTTGGGCAGGTCGTCCAGCGATCCATCAGCATTGCGGTTGTTCTGAATGAAGACGAGATTCCACAACTCCCAGTACTGATCAGAAGCGTTGACGCCTGCCGGACTCTGCTTTGAGGGATCGTCGCCGACATAGTAGTGAATCTCCGAACACGGTCCGCACGGCCCAGTCTCCCCCATCTCCCAGAAGTTGTCTTTCTTACCGAAGCGGAGAACACGATCGGCACCGATATCGGTCACCTTCTTCCACAACTCATCAGCTTCATCGTCATCCTTGTAGACGGTCGCCCACAGGCGGTTCTTATCGAGCCCCCAAACCTCGGTGAACAGCTCCCATGCGTAGAGGATAGCCCCTTCCTTGTAATAGTCGCCGAAAGACCAGTTACCGAGCATTTCAAAAAAGGTGTGATGAAATGTGTCGTGTCCCACCTCTTCCAGATCGTTGTGCTTGCCGCTGACGCGAATGCACTTCTGTGAGTTTACGATGCGATCGTGCTTCGCCTTCTCCTTCTCAAGAAAGATATTCTTGAACTGGTTCATACCGGCGTTGGTGAACAGGAGTGTCGGATCGTCCTGAGGCACGAGTGACGCACTGCGGACGAAGGCGTGATCTTTCTCCCTAAAGAAATCGATAAACTGCTGGCGGACTGTTTCAGCTTTCATGGTTGTCTGAATGCGGCGTCAAAAGATATTTAATTTACAGCGGCATGACGAGGAGAAAAACGATGAAGATTGATAGCCATTCAGACCCTCAATCCAGTTTCTGAGCTTGGTCTAGCTAAACTGGTTTGAGGATACTCTGAAGCCGTTACTAATCTTCGCCATCCGGCGGATTGGTGACGGCCTGACAGCCCTCTGGGAGAAGGCTGGCCCCCCGTAGGTCAGGGCAGGCATGAGTGGCTTCGCGGGAATATCGGTCACTCCAGAATTTCTATTATTCTAAGAAAAACTGTAGCTAATTTGGCATCAGCAAATCAGGATCACACTCCAGTTCACACTAAGGAATCAGACATGAAAAAACTCTATATGTTCAGACTGTTGTTGCTGGCTGGTATGATTACCTGCTCCGCTGCTTCCCCGCCAGCCAACTTCCGTACTCAGTCGATTAACCAAGAATCGTTTGAAAAAGTCATCAGTGGTCTCCCGGTAACAGTCAGGGAAAGACTGCGCGAATTGATGACATCCGACACCTTCTGTGGTGTGATACCCGCCGAAGATGCGCTCTACATTGCCCGCGAACTGGAGGTGACTGTCCATCAGGTAATGGATGTCCTGCGGCCTCTTGCGAGGTTATACGCCAGGCCACCCATCTCCAACTACAGGGTCGGTGCCGTCAGTCGCGGATTGAGCGGAAATCTATACTTCGGCGCTAATGTTGAATTCGTCGGTGAAGCGTTAAGCTTCACCGTTCACGCAGAGCAAGCGGCGACCATCAATGCATGGGTACACGGTGAAACAGAACTTGAAGCCATTGATGTTGGCGGCGCCCCGTGTGGCTACTGTCTGCAGTTCCTTAATGAGCTGGCGTCAGCTCCTACATTGCGGATTATGGATCCCCCGGGGCCGGCTGTAGGATTGAGCGATCTATTGCCTGTGGCGTTTGGACCGCGAAATCTTGGTATCGAGGGAGGACTGATGACAGCAGATAACCATAAGCTGGTGC carries:
- the alaS gene encoding alanine--tRNA ligase, translated to MKAETVRQQFIDFFREKDHAFVRSASLVPQDDPTLLFTNAGMNQFKNIFLEKEKAKHDRIVNSQKCIRVSGKHNDLEEVGHDTFHHTFFEMLGNWSFGDYYKEGAILYAWELFTEVWGLDKNRLWATVYKDDDEADELWKKVTDIGADRVLRFGKKDNFWEMGETGPCGPCSEIHYYVGDDPSKQSPAGVNASDQYWELWNLVFIQNNRNADGSLDDLPKKHVDTGAGLERIVAVLQDKTSSYDTDLFQPLIRRQEKILRKKYSANLVAHRAIADHIRMLTFSIADGVLPSNEGRGYVARRILRRAARFGHTLGKHEPFLHQLVATVVEQMGDVYPEVLEKQSHVEKVIEAEEVHFNETLDRGIEQFEKIVADLSEKVVPGVAAFRLYDTYGFPVDLTDQMAKERGLTVDFEGFEQAMEGQRERARSLAKFKLDSSDEEWTYLTKGADSQFLGYSDLDLTSESVIRRYQQSGGSVLLVLDRTPFYAEQGGQIADTGFISGKSFKIRVTETVKDGTSHIHVGEFVDGKEITSEKVTADVDSVRRQNIRKNHTATHLMHRALKMVLGDHVHQAGSLVAPDYLRFDLTHYQRISADELRRIEQIVNEEIIRNTALDISVKDYDSARKEGATAIFEEKYGDEVRVVSIGDFSKELCGGTHVERTGDIGFFKITEESSLAAGVRRMVAVTGPAAVEYVGKGFDSLTHVRELLNCGLDEVAERVAVLVEQRKQLEKDLKKRRSSDSGSELKKVVQGGCTVGDYRVVSSKVEAADLDHLKSIGDTVIQLLGSGIGILGAVIEKKPTVVCVVTQDLVKKGLKANNLVKEIGAKLGGGGGGKPHLATAGGKDSKKMSAVLKKAESTFVQLLRELDG
- the cdd gene encoding cytidine deaminase, giving the protein MKKLYMFRLLLLAGMITCSAASPPANFRTQSINQESFEKVISGLPVTVRERLRELMTSDTFCGVIPAEDALYIARELEVTVHQVMDVLRPLARLYARPPISNYRVGAVSRGLSGNLYFGANVEFVGEALSFTVHAEQAATINAWVHGETELEAIDVGGAPCGYCLQFLNELASAPTLRIMDPPGPAVGLSDLLPVAFGPRNLGIEGGLMTADNHKLVLKEKSQDKVVLAALRAANMSYAPYSKGYAGAALSTKNGRIYIGPYAENAAFNPSMSPMEAAIAHLNLCAESFSDIRKAVLVELTSSISSQADASRSVLSAVAPEVELTVIYARSAGD